A single region of the Bacteroides intestinalis DSM 17393 genome encodes:
- a CDS encoding retropepsin-like aspartic protease, with translation MKTILLFLFLCMSLSTSAQTADERAGTYMNQENWFSLQREFAVNKDSLHPFLQEFGQALLDNFFNRPQAAYESIGKLLNEQQSNMGFENTASMIYLLSENLSKLGANDQAAETLKNFCDQLEGQVDSTFLAGYRRKEKEYRALSKYALYQWEKPDTDLALPIRIDSVGPKGSGATAIAMEGSVNGKERNFILDTGAGVNVVTPEVAKACGMKILDVEITANGIGTGSGQFAIAEEIKTGPLVMRNVPFYVLDMKTGEEKADRYMKYLEVIIGLPFLNQLQEIQLDLRNNRMIIPKELTPTPGFAPNICFTGKNLLNLEIVYDHELLQMNFDSGSCLSHLNYDYFEQHKDRIERIAERDSMGLGGFGGTAWVCIYKLPGACFQIGEYTGCTDSLNVVATPEQDALHFAGDGIVGMDMFRSFSTITINLKDMFVKTTPKMQGKNAMIYDSKKLRLKLPEDQLNITDILLGIADIYLNYWNDHR, from the coding sequence ATGAAGACAATATTACTATTTTTATTTCTCTGTATGAGCCTCAGCACATCTGCACAAACAGCTGATGAACGAGCCGGAACTTATATGAATCAGGAAAACTGGTTCAGTCTGCAACGCGAATTCGCCGTCAACAAAGACTCTTTACACCCTTTCCTGCAAGAATTCGGTCAGGCACTACTGGATAATTTCTTCAACCGTCCCCAAGCTGCCTACGAATCTATAGGCAAATTGCTGAACGAGCAACAAAGTAATATGGGCTTTGAGAATACTGCTTCCATGATTTACCTATTATCCGAAAACCTGAGCAAGCTGGGTGCTAACGACCAAGCTGCCGAAACACTGAAAAATTTCTGTGACCAGTTGGAAGGCCAGGTGGATAGTACTTTCCTTGCCGGATACCGGAGAAAAGAAAAAGAATATCGCGCTTTGTCCAAATATGCCCTATACCAATGGGAGAAGCCAGACACGGATTTAGCGCTGCCCATTCGCATAGACAGTGTAGGTCCAAAAGGTTCGGGAGCCACCGCCATAGCTATGGAAGGCAGTGTGAATGGAAAAGAACGGAACTTCATATTGGATACAGGTGCAGGTGTCAATGTTGTCACCCCCGAAGTAGCAAAAGCCTGTGGCATGAAGATACTGGACGTAGAAATCACAGCAAATGGGATAGGTACGGGAAGTGGACAATTCGCCATTGCCGAAGAGATAAAAACAGGTCCGCTCGTGATGCGAAACGTACCTTTCTACGTGTTGGATATGAAAACTGGAGAAGAAAAAGCCGACCGCTACATGAAATATCTGGAAGTCATCATCGGACTGCCTTTCCTCAATCAACTTCAGGAAATACAACTGGATTTACGCAACAACCGGATGATTATTCCCAAAGAACTGACTCCCACGCCCGGCTTTGCCCCGAACATTTGTTTTACGGGAAAGAACCTCCTGAACCTGGAAATCGTATACGACCATGAGCTATTGCAAATGAACTTCGACAGCGGTTCCTGCCTCAGCCATCTCAATTATGATTACTTTGAGCAGCATAAAGACCGTATTGAACGAATAGCGGAAAGGGACTCGATGGGACTTGGCGGTTTCGGTGGTACAGCATGGGTATGCATTTACAAACTGCCGGGCGCATGCTTCCAGATAGGTGAGTATACGGGCTGTACAGACAGTCTCAACGTAGTGGCAACACCCGAACAAGACGCTCTTCATTTTGCCGGAGATGGAATAGTAGGAATGGACATGTTCCGGAGCTTCAGTACAATTACAATTAATCTGAAGGATATGTTCGTGAAAACCACCCCGAAAATGCAAGGAAAAAACGCAATGATCTACGATAGCAAAAAGCTACGCTTAAAACTACCGGAAGACCAACTGAATATAACAGATATACTATTGGGGATAGCAGATATATATCTGAACTACTGGAACGATCATCGCTGA
- a CDS encoding RNA polymerase sigma-70 factor — MKKMILESVKDTEDIHSLLTMIQEENTLAFNMFYEMYYDQVFRYTYYFLKDTESCREVVADVFFAVWQSRKRLKDIENLEAYLFISVRNEVTRYNKKNGRLNRVSLDELPVQLEITEEESPYDKISYKEMEQLLGKIIGELPEKCRLIFLMARQEQLKPKEIAERLCISENTVRVQMKIAIEKIIKQIKPYYPDLTLSLLWSFFFSSIS; from the coding sequence ATGAAAAAAATGATTTTAGAATCGGTGAAAGACACAGAAGATATCCATAGCCTCTTAACAATGATTCAAGAGGAAAATACATTGGCATTCAATATGTTCTATGAGATGTATTATGACCAGGTATTTCGCTATACTTACTATTTTCTGAAAGATACAGAATCTTGTCGGGAAGTAGTTGCTGATGTTTTCTTTGCTGTATGGCAATCGCGCAAAAGACTAAAGGATATAGAAAATCTGGAAGCTTATTTATTTATATCCGTAAGAAACGAGGTTACCCGTTACAATAAGAAAAATGGCAGGCTAAACCGTGTCTCATTGGATGAATTACCTGTCCAATTGGAAATCACAGAAGAAGAATCTCCTTACGATAAGATCTCTTATAAAGAAATGGAGCAGCTATTGGGAAAGATTATTGGCGAATTGCCGGAAAAATGCCGTTTGATATTTCTTATGGCTCGTCAGGAGCAATTAAAACCCAAAGAAATAGCAGAGAGACTTTGCATTTCGGAAAACACGGTGCGCGTACAAATGAAAATTGCTATAGAAAAGATTATCAAGCAAATAAAACCCTATTATCCGGACTTGACTCTTTCTCTATTATGGTCTTTCTTTTTCTCTTCTATTAGTTAA
- a CDS encoding FecR family protein, translating to MSEENNFIDILRNELIHDISDREKAMLEDWSHSNDDNRSFRQLIREMKLSSEIEKKEEEMKSYILQEVHKRINRSRYIRRLLKISTVAASIAILLGMTGYFSYKEGFNQVNSQPIEMSNPFGMLSTITLPDGSKVILNAGTTITYPNAFVSKNREVEINGEAFFEVAHDAEHPFIVKANQINVEVLGTQFNVKAYEEDDWIEVSLSEGKVEVQSKDKKRRIFLSPGEQAYYDKHNHSLTTRTVDIAHYTSWRNGIYYFRALPLKEIVKQLERIFNVNICITSSNIEDIILTGDFLRGENLEQILRVITADKRLKYRIEEYMIYIDENKRTRKRIY from the coding sequence ATGAGCGAGGAAAACAACTTTATTGATATTCTACGAAATGAATTAATTCATGACATCAGTGATCGTGAAAAAGCGATGTTAGAAGACTGGAGTCATTCTAATGATGATAATCGTAGTTTCCGCCAGTTGATTCGTGAAATGAAACTTTCTTCTGAAATCGAAAAGAAAGAAGAAGAAATGAAATCCTATATCTTGCAAGAAGTTCATAAACGGATAAACAGGAGCCGATACATCAGGCGTCTTCTAAAGATCAGCACTGTGGCCGCTTCTATTGCAATTCTATTGGGAATGACCGGCTATTTTTCATATAAAGAAGGTTTCAATCAAGTCAACAGTCAACCAATAGAGATGTCTAATCCATTCGGTATGTTATCAACAATCACTTTGCCCGATGGGAGTAAAGTCATTTTGAATGCCGGAACTACAATCACTTATCCCAATGCTTTTGTCTCAAAGAACAGGGAAGTCGAAATAAATGGAGAAGCTTTCTTTGAGGTGGCTCATGATGCCGAGCATCCTTTTATAGTGAAGGCTAATCAGATTAACGTTGAAGTATTGGGTACACAATTCAATGTAAAAGCATACGAAGAAGATGACTGGATTGAGGTTTCTTTATCAGAAGGAAAAGTCGAGGTGCAGAGTAAAGACAAGAAAAGAAGAATCTTCCTGTCTCCTGGCGAACAAGCATATTATGATAAGCACAATCATTCTTTGACTACACGTACAGTGGATATTGCCCATTATACATCGTGGAGAAACGGGATCTATTATTTCAGGGCACTTCCTTTGAAAGAAATAGTCAAACAGCTTGAACGTATTTTCAATGTAAATATTTGCATAACCTCTTCTAATATTGAGGATATTATTCTGACCGGAGACTTCTTACGAGGTGAGAATCTGGAGCAAATATTGCGTGTGATAACTGCAGATAAACGTTTAAAATACAGGATTGAAGAATATATGATCTATATAGATGAAAATAAAAGAACTCGGAAAAGAATTTATTAA
- a CDS encoding SusC/RagA family TonB-linked outer membrane protein produces MDLNLKNKHPRRIYYLFLVIIFFLASTEIAYSQVKNLSLHLTNVTLEEALAQIKQKGEYSLWYRNEEINLKKKVSLDIKNGSITQILDALFKGEDLGYIIEDKHIVIFKADEKSKATQQTGKRITGIIKDNTGEPVIGCNIMEKGTSNGTITSVNGDFSLNVAENAVLQISYIGYLTQEIPVKNNQNITVTLQEDSQILDEVVVVGYGVAKKSDLTGSISQVKAESMQNYTPSSVGDLLRNSIPGMSVGYSVSAKGNSDMMIRGDNTLTAGSSPLIIVDGVIYNGDISDINPNDIEKLDIMKDASSAAVYGSRATNGVVAITTKKGNSQKPVVNFNGSIGIATTANRVKPYDKDGFIKWRSDMFKSVYSATVPQTPWSPFDDPRTIDSQYLDQWMAYHSTTPDNLVDAWLSGLRLTGLEIENYKAGRSIDWEDYIFHNGPRQDYNISLSGKKEDFSYYWSLGYMSNESLVKGDEFSTIRSRVNIEGKPARFLKVGLNAQFSYRDESSVPADVDQYTKLTPYSSFYESDEETLKLYPNDDNQAKHPLLNSTYRSREQEYFTFFPKIYATLDLPFGITYTVNYTTRFVFYHNNIHDSSEHPEWKLFGGRASRENSLRREWQVDNIINWNKTFAQRHKVDVTLLANAEKFRNDTEKMSNQNFTPNDILGYHDMAIGNLPELSSNDEVRTSNALMARLNYGFMNKYLLTLSVRKDGSSLFGYSNPYATFPAAALGWVISEEKFFKVKFVDYLKLRASWGINGNRDITNYAALSKMLAEKSLNTDLNGNPITIPTLEINTMGNKKLKWEKTEAYNLALDFRLFNGRLNGTVETYYMSTTDVLVNRELPTITGYKRVYANLGEIRNKGFELSLSSTNMKQHNFEWTSNLIFSLNRNKIITITGEKYDVFDKDGNFVGQKEPDDKTNNWFIGQAKDVIWDYKILGTWKIGQEEEAAKWNQAPGDFRLEDVNDDGLLTDEDKQFLGYKTPRFSWTLSNTFTLFNDFEFSFVLYSLWGHKGSYNLAKHADHIEDRCNSRDIPYWTPENQLDDFARLRSAPAKGVDYSVWFDKSYIRLENIALAYKVPAKFLKKTPISNLKLTLNVKNAAMWAKDWKFGDPEDGMRSQRIFTFGLNMTL; encoded by the coding sequence ATGGATTTAAATTTAAAAAATAAACACCCTCGTCGTATTTATTATCTATTTCTTGTAATTATATTCTTTTTGGCATCTACGGAAATAGCTTATTCACAGGTAAAGAACCTATCTCTCCACTTAACAAATGTAACGCTAGAAGAAGCCTTGGCACAGATCAAGCAAAAGGGAGAATATTCTTTATGGTATCGCAATGAGGAAATCAACCTGAAGAAAAAAGTATCCCTTGATATTAAGAATGGCAGCATCACCCAAATTTTGGATGCTCTTTTTAAAGGGGAGGATTTGGGATATATAATAGAGGATAAGCACATCGTTATTTTTAAAGCAGATGAAAAGAGTAAGGCCACTCAGCAAACAGGCAAGCGAATTACGGGTATAATTAAGGATAATACCGGAGAGCCGGTCATTGGATGTAATATCATGGAAAAAGGAACATCAAATGGTACAATCACCAGTGTGAATGGAGACTTTTCCCTGAATGTTGCGGAAAATGCAGTTCTACAGATTTCTTATATCGGATATCTTACCCAAGAGATTCCTGTAAAAAATAATCAGAATATAACAGTCACTTTGCAGGAAGATTCACAAATTCTGGATGAAGTAGTTGTTGTGGGTTATGGAGTGGCAAAGAAAAGTGACCTAACCGGATCTATTTCTCAGGTGAAAGCGGAAAGTATGCAAAACTATACTCCATCCAGTGTTGGCGATTTATTGCGCAACAGTATTCCGGGTATGAGTGTGGGATACTCTGTTTCTGCGAAGGGAAATAGTGATATGATGATTCGTGGTGACAATACGTTGACTGCCGGATCGAGCCCTCTGATTATTGTCGATGGAGTGATCTATAATGGTGATATTTCAGACATAAACCCGAATGATATTGAGAAGCTGGATATTATGAAAGATGCAAGTTCCGCTGCGGTTTATGGTTCGAGAGCCACCAATGGAGTAGTCGCTATTACAACCAAGAAAGGAAACTCTCAAAAACCTGTTGTCAACTTTAATGGAAGTATCGGTATAGCTACTACAGCGAACAGGGTAAAGCCGTATGATAAAGATGGATTTATTAAGTGGCGTTCTGATATGTTTAAGTCAGTTTATAGTGCAACTGTACCACAGACTCCTTGGAGCCCTTTTGATGATCCGCGTACGATAGATTCTCAATATTTGGATCAATGGATGGCCTACCATAGTACCACACCGGATAATCTGGTAGATGCCTGGTTGTCGGGACTGCGACTGACCGGATTGGAGATAGAGAATTACAAAGCGGGAAGAAGTATTGATTGGGAAGACTATATTTTTCATAATGGTCCGAGGCAGGATTATAACATAAGTCTTTCCGGGAAAAAAGAAGATTTTTCTTATTACTGGTCATTGGGGTATATGTCGAATGAGTCATTAGTAAAGGGAGATGAATTTTCTACCATACGTTCGAGGGTGAATATAGAGGGGAAACCTGCCCGCTTTTTGAAAGTAGGTCTGAATGCCCAATTTTCTTATCGTGACGAAAGCTCTGTTCCCGCAGATGTGGATCAGTATACCAAACTCACTCCTTACAGTTCCTTTTATGAAAGTGATGAAGAAACATTGAAATTGTATCCTAATGATGATAATCAAGCAAAACATCCTTTATTAAACTCTACATACAGGTCGAGGGAGCAGGAATATTTTACCTTTTTCCCTAAAATCTATGCCACTCTGGATTTGCCATTTGGAATTACTTATACGGTGAATTATACCACTCGGTTCGTCTTCTATCATAACAACATACATGATTCTTCTGAACACCCGGAATGGAAGTTGTTCGGAGGACGTGCTTCGCGTGAGAATTCTTTGAGAAGAGAGTGGCAAGTCGATAACATTATAAACTGGAATAAGACTTTTGCGCAAAGACATAAGGTAGATGTCACCTTACTGGCAAATGCAGAAAAATTCCGTAATGATACGGAGAAAATGAGTAACCAGAACTTTACTCCGAACGATATACTCGGGTATCATGATATGGCTATAGGTAATTTGCCGGAACTTTCAAGTAATGATGAGGTCAGAACATCGAATGCTCTGATGGCCAGACTCAACTATGGTTTCATGAACAAGTATTTATTGACTTTATCGGTACGAAAGGATGGATCGTCTTTGTTCGGATATTCCAATCCTTATGCTACCTTCCCGGCCGCTGCTTTGGGATGGGTGATTTCAGAAGAAAAGTTTTTCAAAGTGAAGTTTGTTGATTATCTGAAGTTAAGAGCATCTTGGGGAATAAATGGAAACAGGGACATTACAAATTATGCAGCTCTGTCTAAAATGCTTGCTGAAAAATCATTGAATACCGATTTAAACGGAAATCCGATTACAATCCCTACTCTGGAAATAAATACAATGGGAAACAAAAAGCTTAAATGGGAAAAGACAGAGGCTTATAACCTGGCTTTGGACTTCAGACTATTTAATGGCCGTTTAAATGGAACCGTAGAAACCTATTATATGTCGACTACGGATGTATTGGTAAACAGAGAACTTCCTACCATCACCGGATATAAAAGAGTGTACGCCAATCTGGGAGAAATCAGAAACAAGGGATTCGAACTTTCTCTGAGCAGTACCAATATGAAACAACATAATTTTGAATGGACATCCAATCTGATCTTCTCATTAAACCGGAATAAGATTATTACTATAACCGGTGAAAAGTATGATGTTTTTGATAAAGATGGTAACTTTGTAGGGCAAAAAGAACCGGATGACAAGACCAATAACTGGTTTATCGGTCAGGCAAAAGATGTGATATGGGACTATAAGATTCTGGGAACCTGGAAGATCGGACAAGAAGAAGAGGCTGCCAAATGGAATCAGGCACCTGGTGACTTCAGGTTGGAGGACGTAAATGATGACGGGTTGTTGACAGATGAAGACAAGCAATTTCTGGGATATAAAACCCCACGTTTTTCGTGGACTTTGAGCAATACTTTTACGTTGTTTAATGACTTTGAATTCTCTTTTGTTCTGTATTCTCTCTGGGGGCATAAGGGGAGTTATAATTTGGCAAAACATGCAGATCATATTGAAGATCGCTGTAACTCTAGGGATATTCCTTATTGGACTCCTGAAAATCAGTTGGATGATTTTGCCAGATTGCGCTCTGCACCTGCAAAAGGAGTCGATTATTCAGTATGGTTCGATAAGTCTTATATACGTTTGGAAAATATAGCCTTAGCTTATAAAGTTCCTGCTAAGTTCTTGAAAAAGACTCCTATATCCAATCTTAAACTAACACTGAATGTAAAGAATGCAGCTATGTGGGCAAAAGACTGGAAATTCGGTGACCCCGAAGATGGAATGCGTTCACAGAGAATATTTACTTTTGGATTAAATATGACCCTTTAA
- a CDS encoding RagB/SusD family nutrient uptake outer membrane protein, producing MKYKTAILSFTVCLFSSCGSDFLDPKPLSFYAPENALIDEAGLQAVLDKAMTTFRGEFCADQAPFCTNMKYSDIAVDGTTDKATPWQDLNNQMLPDGKNNDLAYTKIGWYWDNSFINIKNCNTIINRIDEATFKSEESKNALLGGAYFIRAYRYYMKTLQYGDVPLVLDELTEPKVDYYTTTKESIWLKMIKDLEFAVQHVPEANKVKGGQVTKAACKHLLAKYYLLEGRFDDAIRITSEVINGGVHKLCTERFGSDKNIANKDVVWDMFRIENKSLPENTEGLLLTIDRYGMEGNTNGTNVMRNALPYFGLTGVIKTPNGANGLSDAARNEIGLVEKYGRGISRIRPTWYAQKGVWIINQVEDFSDYRHRTDNENWMTMEMLVYNNPALKKNGNEWYGKNLQLYNDQGNILCNDTIRCWFSWPNYKTWYPDPDRVQPQGGPGDFYIFRLAETYLLRAEAYVWKGEWQKAAEDINTIRKRANAQYMYSAADVEKQKIGAVLDERARELYYEEPRKVELTRMAIIYARTGIPCYNGKTYTMDRLTEDNFWYDRVVEVSDFYNKGVRTPYGNYFTCSPFHIFWPIPSYAINTNSGGIINQNKGYPGTEKNIPPLVYEGD from the coding sequence ATGAAATATAAAACAGCGATATTGTCATTTACTGTCTGCCTGTTTAGCTCATGCGGATCAGATTTCCTTGATCCTAAGCCACTCTCTTTTTATGCTCCTGAAAATGCATTGATTGATGAGGCTGGATTACAAGCGGTATTGGATAAGGCAATGACGACTTTCAGAGGAGAATTCTGTGCTGATCAAGCGCCGTTCTGTACAAATATGAAATATTCGGATATAGCTGTAGACGGTACAACCGATAAGGCGACTCCATGGCAGGATTTGAACAATCAGATGCTTCCTGATGGAAAAAACAACGATTTGGCATATACCAAGATCGGATGGTATTGGGATAATTCTTTTATCAACATTAAAAACTGCAATACGATTATAAACAGAATCGATGAAGCTACATTCAAATCGGAAGAATCGAAGAATGCGCTATTAGGTGGAGCCTATTTTATAAGAGCCTATCGCTACTATATGAAAACCTTGCAGTATGGAGATGTACCTTTGGTTTTGGATGAACTTACTGAACCCAAAGTTGACTATTACACTACCACAAAAGAATCCATCTGGCTGAAGATGATAAAGGATCTGGAGTTTGCCGTACAGCATGTTCCCGAAGCTAATAAAGTGAAAGGTGGACAGGTGACCAAAGCTGCCTGTAAGCATTTGCTTGCTAAGTACTACTTACTCGAAGGGAGATTCGATGATGCTATCCGGATTACATCCGAAGTAATAAACGGTGGAGTTCATAAACTTTGCACTGAACGATTCGGATCAGATAAGAACATTGCCAATAAAGATGTGGTATGGGATATGTTCCGTATTGAAAATAAAAGTCTGCCGGAAAATACTGAAGGTCTATTGTTAACTATCGATAGGTATGGTATGGAAGGAAATACGAATGGTACTAATGTCATGCGTAATGCACTTCCTTATTTCGGACTGACCGGAGTTATTAAAACACCCAATGGAGCGAACGGTTTGTCGGATGCAGCTAGGAATGAAATCGGGCTTGTGGAAAAATACGGCAGAGGAATCAGTCGTATCCGTCCCACTTGGTATGCACAAAAAGGGGTATGGATTATCAACCAGGTGGAAGATTTTTCAGATTACAGGCATCGGACAGATAATGAAAACTGGATGACTATGGAAATGTTGGTCTATAACAATCCTGCGCTGAAGAAAAACGGAAATGAATGGTATGGAAAGAATCTACAATTGTATAATGATCAGGGAAACATTTTATGTAATGATACCATCAGATGCTGGTTTAGCTGGCCAAATTATAAAACCTGGTATCCCGATCCTGATCGCGTACAACCACAGGGAGGTCCGGGCGACTTCTATATTTTCCGTTTGGCTGAGACCTATTTGCTTAGGGCAGAGGCTTATGTATGGAAAGGCGAGTGGCAGAAAGCTGCCGAAGATATAAATACGATACGGAAAAGAGCTAATGCACAATATATGTATTCGGCTGCGGATGTTGAAAAGCAAAAGATAGGTGCTGTATTGGATGAAAGAGCGAGAGAACTGTACTATGAAGAACCGCGTAAAGTGGAATTAACGCGAATGGCTATTATTTATGCCCGGACAGGAATTCCTTGTTACAATGGGAAGACATATACGATGGACAGGCTGACGGAAGATAATTTCTGGTACGACAGGGTAGTAGAAGTCAGTGACTTTTATAATAAAGGTGTACGGACTCCATACGGAAACTATTTTACTTGTTCACCTTTCCATATATTCTGGCCTATTCCTTCGTATGCCATCAATACGAACTCCGGGGGAATAATCAATCAGAATAAAGGGTACCCTGGTACGGAAAAGAACATTCCTCCTTTGGTATACGAGGGTGATTAA
- a CDS encoding sulfatase family protein, with protein MRYITGAVLLSLSSGVLAGTKGKEEPAKRPNILFVINDDQSYAHTSFAGSRFVNTPGFDRVASNGIYFTNCYGGSPGSAPSRSSLVTGRHHWQNKQSGQHASSWMKEHVPFVDLLEASGYYTGFTGKGVDPFQYARNDQDTLWRKGNAAGHPFNKHKYEKNISSDLRTAKGIGLTNYYENFRSFMQQRKDGQPFYFWYGATEPHRVYEKGSWKRNGKSLDQVDVPGFLPDSEEVRGDMLDYAVEIEWADSHLSKMLEYLDSIGELNNTIVIVTADNGMPFPRAKANCFEYGVHVPFAVSYPKGFPGKRRVDDPISFVDIAPTILEIAGVKPDGMLPISGRSFMNILKSKKEGIVDQSKKYVYMGRERHSSSRWQNLGYPQRAVRNQDYLLIWNLRPERWPAGAPQMLNKKTGELCPMYGIGEDGTFHPDWAFTDVDDAPSKTFLIENHKDPVIRPYFDLAFNKRPEFELYCIGNDPFCLDNLIGKKDYAEIENELKQALLEELKRSEDPRIVGPDKEIFESYIRYSPIREFPKPDWAE; from the coding sequence ATGAGATATATAACTGGAGCTGTGCTACTTTCATTAAGTTCGGGGGTACTTGCCGGAACTAAAGGAAAAGAAGAACCTGCCAAGCGTCCGAATATCTTATTCGTGATAAACGATGACCAAAGTTATGCACATACCAGTTTTGCTGGTAGCCGGTTTGTAAATACACCGGGATTCGACAGAGTGGCTTCTAATGGAATCTACTTCACAAATTGTTATGGCGGCTCTCCGGGGAGTGCACCTTCCAGAAGTAGTTTGGTAACAGGGCGCCATCACTGGCAAAACAAGCAATCCGGGCAGCATGCTTCTTCCTGGATGAAAGAGCATGTTCCGTTTGTCGACCTTCTGGAAGCAAGCGGATATTACACAGGTTTTACAGGAAAAGGTGTAGACCCTTTCCAATATGCACGGAACGATCAGGATACATTATGGAGAAAAGGAAACGCTGCCGGGCATCCATTCAATAAACATAAATATGAAAAAAACATTTCTTCGGATTTGCGTACGGCCAAAGGAATTGGATTGACGAACTATTATGAGAATTTCCGTTCCTTCATGCAGCAACGTAAAGACGGACAGCCTTTTTATTTTTGGTATGGAGCTACCGAGCCTCATCGCGTCTATGAAAAGGGTTCATGGAAGCGCAATGGAAAAAGCCTCGATCAGGTAGATGTCCCCGGTTTTCTTCCCGATTCGGAAGAAGTGAGAGGAGATATGCTGGACTATGCCGTAGAAATAGAATGGGCTGATTCGCATTTGTCTAAAATGCTGGAATATCTGGATTCAATAGGTGAACTCAATAATACAATTGTTATAGTAACGGCAGATAATGGTATGCCTTTTCCCCGGGCAAAAGCCAATTGTTTTGAATATGGGGTACATGTTCCTTTCGCAGTTAGTTATCCGAAAGGTTTTCCGGGAAAACGCCGGGTAGATGATCCGATTAGCTTTGTGGATATTGCCCCTACCATTTTGGAAATAGCGGGAGTGAAACCGGATGGAATGCTTCCTATCTCAGGACGAAGCTTTATGAATATACTTAAATCGAAAAAAGAAGGAATAGTAGATCAGTCGAAAAAGTATGTGTATATGGGCCGTGAGAGGCATTCTTCTTCCCGATGGCAGAATTTAGGATATCCGCAGCGTGCTGTCCGCAACCAGGATTATCTGTTAATCTGGAACCTTAGACCGGAACGTTGGCCTGCCGGAGCTCCTCAGATGCTAAATAAGAAAACGGGCGAACTATGCCCCATGTACGGAATCGGTGAAGATGGTACCTTCCATCCCGATTGGGCATTTACTGATGTGGATGATGCACCTTCTAAGACGTTTCTGATAGAGAATCATAAGGACCCCGTTATTCGTCCTTATTTCGATCTGGCATTTAATAAACGTCCTGAGTTTGAGTTGTATTGTATTGGTAATGACCCGTTCTGCCTCGATAACCTGATAGGCAAGAAGGATTATGCTGAGATTGAAAATGAACTGAAACAAGCTTTATTAGAGGAACTGAAACGATCGGAAGATCCCCGCATAGTAGGACCTGATAAAGAAATATTTGAATCCTACATCCGGTACAGTCCGATAAGGGAATTTCCTAAACCGGACTGGGCAGAATGA